A part of Salipiger abyssi genomic DNA contains:
- a CDS encoding TRAP transporter large permease, with product MAVAIGFLLLAVLLVIGLPVALALALSGAVGLYFVGGTALSTGILAAAPLGAVESYEFVMIPMFILMANFIVVSGVADDMFNIAKTWMGRVPGGLAHATAITGAAFGAISGSSTAAAATLSSTTIPGMIKHGYDRRLASGVVAISGTLSMLIPPSGAMIIYALLADMSVAKLLIAGIIPGLMVTAAIMLTILFLVWRNPDHAPSAESYTWRQKFGSLKSAWSFILLFTLVTVVIYTGIGTPTEASAVGALAALLLAVSRGTTVKELIHAALATAEASCMIALIFLGAQIFVYFLTMTQATQDLVTYVMGSGIPPLAILILALAMYLILGCFMDLVAMLILTVPVITPLILQLGYDPIWFAVITIVMGEVGVLTPPLGMNVFVISKYTKMPVADVFRGSFPHVIAHLILVAILVAFPGLVTWLPSTMQ from the coding sequence CCTGCTGGTGATCGGGCTTCCCGTGGCGCTGGCACTGGCGCTCTCCGGCGCCGTCGGGCTCTATTTCGTCGGCGGCACCGCGCTCTCCACGGGCATCCTGGCCGCGGCCCCCCTCGGCGCCGTCGAGAGCTATGAGTTCGTGATGATCCCGATGTTCATCCTGATGGCGAATTTCATCGTGGTGAGCGGCGTCGCGGACGACATGTTCAACATCGCCAAGACCTGGATGGGCCGGGTGCCCGGCGGGCTGGCGCATGCCACCGCGATCACCGGCGCCGCCTTCGGCGCGATCTCGGGCTCCAGCACCGCCGCCGCCGCGACGCTCTCCTCAACCACGATTCCGGGTATGATCAAGCACGGCTACGACCGCCGGCTCGCCTCGGGGGTGGTGGCGATCTCGGGCACGCTGTCGATGCTGATCCCGCCCAGCGGCGCGATGATCATCTATGCGCTGCTCGCCGATATGAGCGTTGCCAAGCTGCTGATCGCGGGGATCATTCCGGGCCTGATGGTGACGGCGGCAATCATGCTGACGATCCTCTTCCTGGTCTGGCGCAACCCCGATCACGCGCCGAGCGCCGAGAGCTACACCTGGCGGCAGAAATTCGGCTCGCTGAAATCGGCCTGGTCCTTCATCCTGCTGTTCACGCTGGTCACGGTGGTGATCTATACCGGCATCGGCACCCCCACCGAGGCCTCCGCCGTGGGCGCTCTTGCGGCGCTGCTGCTGGCGGTGAGCCGGGGCACCACGGTGAAGGAGCTGATCCACGCGGCCCTCGCCACCGCAGAGGCCAGCTGCATGATCGCGCTGATCTTTCTGGGGGCGCAGATCTTCGTCTACTTCCTGACGATGACCCAGGCGACGCAGGATCTGGTGACCTATGTGATGGGCTCGGGCATCCCGCCGCTGGCGATCCTGATCCTGGCGCTGGCGATGTATCTCATCCTCGGCTGCTTCATGGATCTGGTGGCGATGCTGATCCTGACGGTGCCGGTGATCACGCCGCTGATCCTGCAGCTCGGCTACGATCCGATCTGGTTCGCGGTGATCACCATCGTCATGGGCGAGGTCGGTGTGCTGACACCGCCACTGGGGATGAATGTCTTCGTGATCTCGAAATACACCAAGATGCCGGTGGCCGACGTGTTCCGGGGCTCCTTCCCGCATGTCATCGCCCACCTGATCCTCGTGGCGATCCTCGTGGCCTTCCCCGGTCTGGTGACCTGGCTGCCCTCGACGATGCAGTGA
- a CDS encoding IS5 family transposase (programmed frameshift) has translation MSDLFWLSDAQMARLAPFFPKSHGKPRVDDRRVLSGIIFVNRNGLRWRDAPAAYGPHKTLYNRWKRWSDKGVFARMMAGLAAEHGEQKTVMIDATYLKAHRTATSMGGEKGGRGRLIGRTKGGMNTKLHAVCDSQGRPLDLFVTAGQVSDYIGARALVGSLPKVEWLLGDRGYDADWFRETLKDKGIRACIPGRKQRKKPVKYDKRRYKRRNRIEIMFGRLKDWRRVATRYDRCPKVFLSAIALAATVIYWL, from the exons ATGTCTGATCTTTTCTGGTTGAGCGACGCGCAGATGGCGCGCCTTGCGCCTTTCTTTCCTAAATCCCACGGCAAGCCTCGCGTAGACGATCGGCGCGTCCTGAGCGGGATTATCTTCGTCAACCGCAATGGGTTAAGATGGCGTGATGCACCCGCCGCTTATGGCCCGCACAAGACGCTCTACAACCGTTGGAAGCGGTGGAGCGACAAGGGCGTCTTTGCCCGGATGATGGCGGGTCTGGCTGCCGAACACGGCGAACAGAAGACCGTCATGATCGACGCGACCTATCTCAAGGCCCACCGAACAGCGACCAGCATGGGCG GTGAAAAAGGGGGGCGTGGACGCCTGATTGGTCGGACCAAGGGCGGCATGAACACGAAGTTGCACGCCGTCTGCGACAGCCAGGGCCGACCGCTCGACCTCTTCGTCACGGCAGGACAAGTCAGCGATTACATCGGTGCCCGCGCTTTGGTGGGCAGTTTGCCAAAGGTGGAATGGCTGCTGGGAGACCGCGGCTACGATGCCGACTGGTTCAGAGAAACGTTGAAAGACAAAGGGATACGGGCCTGCATCCCAGGCCGGAAACAGCGGAAGAAACCGGTGAAGTACGACAAGCGCCGCTACAAACGCCGCAACCGGATTGAGATCATGTTCGGCAGGCTGAAAGACTGGCGACGCGTGGCAACTCGATACGACAGATGCCCGAAGGTCTTCCTCTCAGCCATCGCCCTTGCTGCAACCGTCATCTATTGGCTATGA
- a CDS encoding IS3 family transposase (programmed frameshift) produces MRKSRFSEEQIIGILKEHQAGIGAKELCRKHGISDGTFYKWRSKYGGMEVSEAKRLKALEAENAKLKKMLAEQMLDVATLKEMPGKKLLKPGARRRAVDWAMTEKNYNQRRACALAGIDPRVYRRGSIRPVDAELRERLKAISSERRRFGYRRLHLLLGREGWKVNWKKLYRIYREEGLTVRKRGGRKRAIGTRAPMAIPQGPNQRWSLDFVSDSLSDGRRFRVLCVIDDFSRECLATVVDTSLSGQRVGRELDSIARVRGYPCMVVSDNGTELTSNAILKWQEDRKVEWHYIAPGKPMQNGFVESFNGRLRDECLNEHLFANLRHARELISAWREDYNHHRPHTSLDGLTPWEYHQRSVEDQTLNRAN; encoded by the exons ATGCGGAAAAGCCGTTTCAGCGAAGAGCAGATCATTGGCATTTTAAAGGAGCACCAGGCCGGGATAGGTGCCAAGGAGCTGTGCCGGAAGCATGGCATCAGTGACGGCACGTTCTACAAGTGGCGCTCGAAGTATGGCGGCATGGAGGTGTCGGAGGCCAAACGGCTGAAGGCGCTGGAGGCTGAGAATGCGAAGCTCAAGAAGATGCTCGCGGAGCAGATGCTGGATGTGGCCACGCTCAAGGAGATGC CTGGGAAAAAACTTCTGAAGCCCGGTGCAAGGCGACGAGCCGTGGACTGGGCCATGACAGAGAAGAACTACAACCAGCGGCGGGCCTGTGCCCTGGCCGGGATCGACCCGCGTGTGTATCGACGTGGATCAATTAGACCTGTAGACGCCGAGCTGCGGGAGAGGCTGAAGGCGATTTCCAGCGAACGGCGTCGCTTCGGCTATCGAAGGCTGCACCTGCTTCTTGGTCGCGAAGGCTGGAAGGTGAACTGGAAGAAGCTTTACCGGATCTACCGGGAAGAGGGCCTGACAGTGCGCAAGCGCGGCGGTCGCAAGCGCGCGATCGGAACGAGGGCCCCGATGGCGATCCCACAAGGGCCGAACCAGCGATGGTCCCTGGACTTCGTCTCGGACAGCCTCTCAGACGGGCGCCGGTTCCGGGTGCTGTGCGTCATCGACGACTTCAGCCGGGAATGCCTGGCGACGGTCGTGGACACTTCGCTGTCGGGGCAACGTGTCGGCCGTGAGCTCGACAGCATCGCCCGGGTGCGCGGCTATCCATGTATGGTGGTCAGTGACAACGGAACGGAGCTGACATCGAATGCCATCCTGAAATGGCAGGAGGACCGCAAGGTCGAGTGGCATTACATCGCGCCAGGAAAGCCCATGCAGAACGGCTTCGTCGAGAGCTTTAATGGCCGCCTGCGCGACGAGTGCCTGAACGAGCACCTGTTCGCCAACCTGCGCCACGCCCGGGAGCTTATCTCGGCCTGGCGCGAAGACTACAACCACCATCGCCCCCACACGAGCCTCGACGGGCTCACACCGTGGGAGTATCACCAACGGTCAGTAGAGGACCAAACCCTGAACAGAGCGAACTAA